The genomic segment TAAGCGAGGTTTATGAAGGCAGACTCAAGATTTTTGCAGAACTTGCCGGTAGGAAATAGTTTATCCTCATGCAAGGGGGTGCTGCTGTTTTGATTGTTGTGAAATGATTCTGCTTTTGACTTTCAGGTAATATTTTGACAGAATACCTGGATCAGAATCCTGGAGCTAAATGCCTGCCTGTGATTTTTCCGGCTGTGCTTTATCATGGAAAAACAGGGTGGAATTCTTCCCGGACTCTGGGCAGCCTGATTGAAGGAGATGATTTTTTCTCGGAATATATGCCTGATCGGAAATCACAGACCAGAAAACCATGCTCGAAATTCTTGAACTGGCATTGAGATATACATATCATGCCAGAAACGAGGATGAGGAAACGGTAAAAAGATATATTGAGCAGGACATTGAATATTTTGATGATATAAAGGCAAGGGAGGTGGCTATGACTGTTGCGGAACAGATAAGACAGAGTGGGGTTTCAGTTCTCATACAAAAGCAACTCAGCAAACGATTTGGTATTATTTCCACATTGTTGGAGCAGAAACTTCGAAATTCCAGATTGGATATTCTTGATCAATTTGGGGAAAGTATTTTTGATTTTAAAGATTTAAATGATGCTGAAAAATGGTGGGAAACTCACGGAAATCAATGATAGAAAAATTTATCTTGAATTTTTTGAATGGCTGCTGCACTGTAATTTCCTTACCAAACGTAGAGACAAGGCATGCCTTGTCTCTACAATGGCAAACCTTGGGCAGCCTTTCCCCATCAAATTATCGCCTGCAAGTCCAAATTTAACTTGGCACGGGGTGTCCATAAAAAAAGGCTTATGGTTAAAAATCTTCAATTGATTTTCCTTTTTCAATAAATTCATTTATAAAATGAAAAGCATTTTTAACACCTTCCACTGCTTTTTCAAATTTTGTATAAACAGGATCCTCTGTTCCCAGGGATTCATTAAGTTTTTTCATTATCTGTTCTCCAGTGCCAAGATATTCCTCAAATTCCTTTAAAGCCTGTTTCCTTAATTCATGGCGTTTTCTTTCTTTTGAAATAATAGGAATCAGCCTTTTGATTGAATATTCCACAAGAATATCACGGGGCGCATTAAAACTTTTTGAGGTTTCATCAAGAGATGAAAGGGTTCTTCTGCTAAGTACATAGGTTTTCTGTACCCGGAATTGACTTTCTATATTATGAATCTGGCATTCACGGGCAATGGATTTTAAAGATTGAATATCTTCTATCAAGTGATCAAAAAGTGATTTTTGCTTTATGCCCAGATGGGTTGCAACAATACTCAGGGTTTTTATTGCATCTTCTGACAATTTAAAAGTTGCTCTTACAGACTGCTTACCCCTTAAATCATTTCTATGTGCCTGGGGCAGTTCTATATCTGGTAAAGATTTATTTGCTTTTTTTTTATTCATACAAACCTCCTGGAATTCCTTCCTGTATTACTTTAAAAAAATAAAATATAAAGTAATATATCATTTAATTATTTTACAGTATTGACATTTAGAAAATAATCTTTATCATATTTTTAAAGAAAAAAATACTACTTAAATCAAAAAAGTAAATATGAAAAATATTATTCAAATTATAAAAAGGAGGAATTATTATGATTTACAGACGATTTATTGATTTTCCAAAAATGGAAACCGGAAATCCTTTTGCAGACCTGGAACGCATGAAACATCATATGGACAGACTGCTTGGAAATCTTTCGGAAAAACGGTCAAGAAGAGCTGGGAGCGGAGTATTTCCGCCCCTTAATCTCAGTGAAGATAAGGACGGCTATTTTGTAAGGGCAGAACTTCCAGGCGTGAATGTTGAAGACCTGGATATTCAGGCAACTGTCAATACTCTTTCCATATCTGGTCAGAGAACCCTGCCTGTAGAAGATGAAAATGCAAAATATCATAGAAGAGAACGTGAAGCAGGCAGATTTTCCAGGATGATAAATCTTCCTGATGCGGTAAATGCTGATGCAATTGAAGCCAGGCTGGTAAATGGTCTGCTGACTGTTAAAATACCGAAATCAGATATGGCTAAACCAAGACAGATAAAAGTAAACTGATTTCAATTAAACAGAAAGGAGGGATTCAATATGTCTAATAACGATATTCAGGTTAAAGAAAAACAGGAAGCAGTTGCTTCAGCAGAATTGACAAAGCCAGGCCCGGTATTTACCCCGGCTGTAGATATTTTTGAAACAGATATGGAGATTGTATTGTTAGCTGATATGCCGGGTGTAACACCTGATAGCCTTGATATTGATCTAAGGGAAAATACCCTGACCCTTTCAGGTGAGGTGGAACAGGCAGATCATGGTGAAGAAATTGAAATTCTTACAGAATATGAAGTTGGAAAATTTTATCGCCAGTTTTCCCTTTCAGAGGTAATTAACCAGGAAAAGATTGATGCAAAACTTTATAATGGTGTTTTAAGATTGAGTCTTCCAAAGGTTGAAAAGATCAAACCAAGAAAAATAACCGTGTCTGCATCATAGTTTTTTAATATAAAACCCTGGCAGGAGCAGGTTTTTAACCTGCTCCTGTTATATACCCCTAAATACCCATATCCTGATTTATCAAAATAACCTTAGTTCGTCCTTTTGGAAAAGACTTTTCATTAATTGTCCAGTTATTGCATATACGCCCAGAACTTTTACAGTCCTGGCATCTGCCTGTTTTTATACACGGGGTTTTCATATCCAGGCGCATAACATTGGCAGGTGCAGCATAGTTTTTTATACGAACCATAGCATCTTCCAGGTCTGGAACAATTTTATTGCGTCCGGCCAGGACAACAACATTTTTTGGGCCAAAGGTCAAAGCGGCTACACGGTTTCCTATCATATCCAGGTTGACCAGATATCCATTTTCAGTTATGGCATTTGTTCCTGTGAAAAACAAATCAACAAGCAATGCCTGCCTGCGGCGTTCAAGCTTTTCTTCATGAGCTGCGTCTTTTGCAGTTGTGTCAATAATGGAAATATCTTTTTGAGCCATAATTTCATTGTAAATCCCTGAATCTATAAATGTCATTGAGCCGCCCCATGATATGGTTTCAGGTTTTAATTTAGGGATAATGTCATTTAATACCATATCTTTGGCCTGTTGAGCATTGTCTGCAATAAAGACTTCAAAATTATTATTTTCAAGAGCCTGTTTTACGTCCTGCAGCCTTATTTTCCAAAAATTATCAATAGAATTGTCCATTAATCTCTCCTTTATTTTTTATCAGAATTTAGAATAAGGTTTTATATTTATATAATTTATTATATGATCTTTTTGGTTTTTTTAATATATTGTTTATCATAAGTTTAAATATAAAACAAATAAAAAGGGTTATATAAAGGGCTTTATAATTATGAATTACAAAAACAAGTATCTTGCAATAATCAGAAAAATATTTTTAATTCAGATAATCATATTGTTTTTTTGCGGGTTATCCTCTGCCAGCGAAGAACAAGACTATCCGCTCTGGGAACTGGGATTGTTTGCTGGTGCTGCACGGATTCCCCATTACCGGGGTTCTGATGAATATAATATATATGCCCTGCCTTTACCTTATTTTATATACAGGGGCGAGATTGTCCAGGCAGGCAGGGATGGGATTAAAGGTATTTTCTATAAAAATAATTATATTGAAACCAATATATCTATTTCAGGCAATCCGCCTGTGGACGGTGATAATGATGCCAGGGATGATATGCCTGATCTGGATGCTTTGTTTGAATTCGGGCCTGCAGTTAAATGGTTTTTTATGGGAAAAGACCGGCAGGATAATCTATATCTTGAAGCAAGTTTAAGAGCAGCCTCTTCCCTGGGATTTGACAGGGGGCTTGACATAAAATATCAGGGTTTGCGCCAGGGAGTGAATCTGATATATAATAATAAGGAATTATTTAAAAATATAAAATTGATATTCGGGCTGAATGCAGGTGTTGATTTTACAGACAGCCGTCTTAATGGTTATTTTTATGATGTAGGCCCGGGATATGTTTCCCATAGACGAGGGTATTATGATTCAGACTCAGGTTATGCCGGTTTTTCTGTTTCAGGATTTTTGCAAAAAGTCTTGACAAAAAACCTTTCTTTGGGCGGATATTTAAGATTGGACAATATTAAAGGTGCAGTATTTGAAAACAGCCCCCTGGTCAGGGATAAAAACAATATTGTTGTGGGGTGTGCCCTGAGCTGGAAGATTATTGAATCAAAAAAAAGAACAGTGTCGGATCAAGACCTGAATTATTAATCCATTATAAATTCACCAGTATAAATTCAAGGGAAAGGAATAAAAAATGGCTGATATGTTTGCAGATTTTAAAAAACAACTGGCAGAAAAAGAAAAACCTGTACAGGTCAGCAGTAATAGGAATTACGAATATCTCCACAGGGGAGCATTTACCATGCTCAAGGTCAGGCTTAATGCTGGAGAAAAGATCAAGGCAGAAGCTGATGCAATGGTGGCTATGAGTTCAAATGTCAGTGTGGAAGGCAGGATGGAAGGCGGTGTGCTGGGCGGTCTTGGCCGAATGCTTACAGGTGAAAAGTTTTTCTTTCAAACCCTGTATGCCCAGCAGGGTCCGGGGGATGTTTATCTTTCTCCTGCTGTTCCAGGAGATATTATGGAAATAGAAATGGACGGCATGACATCTTACAGCCTTCAAAAAGATGGATTTTTTGCAGGTTCAGAGGGACTGAATGTTTCAACTAAAATGCAGAACCTGGGCAAAGGGCTTTTTTCAGGGGAAGGTTTTTTTATTATCAGAGTCAGCGGCAAAGGAACCTTGTTTGTAAGTTCATACGGTTCCATTCATCCCCTGGATCTGGCAGCAGGTGAAGAGATCATTATTGATAATTGTCATCTTGTGGCATGGCCTGAAAATATGCAGTATAATGTGGAAAAAGCCTCGTCAGGCTGGATATCTTCGTTTACATCAGGAGAAGGCTTAGTCTGCCGGTTTCGGGGGCCGGGCCGGGTTCTGATTCAAACACGCAATCCGCGGGGCTTTGGCTCATGGATTCGTCAGTTCATGCCGGTTAAATAAAGCTGCAGGGGTTTTATTGCAGGTGCAGCCCCTTGCGGCGGCACCTGTTCTTTTTAACCAGCTTTTTTATGGTCAGACCCTGATAAGACTGTTTTGGATTTTGATATTCCGATAAAATCAATTAAATCATCAATATAGGTTTTTAATTGTTCAGCCTGTATATGTAATTCTTTAGTCAGGTCAGATGAATCCTGAGCATTGACAGCATTTTGCTGAACAACATAATCTATGCCTGCAACTGCTTCTGTAATTTGTTCAATTCCCTGGGACTGCTCCTTTGAAGCCTGGGAAATTTCAGAAATCAGATGGGCAGTTTTAGTTGTTTTTTCAGATACTTTTTTAAATGTCTGATTGGTTCCAGATAAAGAGTTTGTTCCCTGCTGTACTTTTATTACAGTTTCTTTAATCATAGAAGCAGTTATTTTTGCAGCATCTGCACTGCGGATGGCAAGACTGCGGACTTCATTGGCAACTACTGCAAAACCAGCTCCGGCTTCTCCTGCTCTTGCAGCTTCTACTGATGCATTCAAGGCTAACAGGTTTGTTTGAAATGCAATCTCATCAATAGTTTTAATAATCTGTCCAGTTTCCTGTCCTGCCTGGGCAAGGTCTTGGATAGATATGGTTAATTCTTTTAATAATGTGTCAGTCTTTTCAACTATTTGACTGACTTCCTGCATAAGTTTGTCAGTTATCTGGGTATTATCTGCATTTAAACGGGTCATAGCTGACATCTCTTCAATAGAAGAAATGGTTTCTTCAATTGCAGCAGCCTGGTCTGAAGAACCTTTGGCAAGATCGCGGCTTGCTGAAAACAGACTGTCTGCTTTGGAAGCTACCTTATCTGCTCCGCTTCTTACTCCTGAAATAAATCTATTGGTATTTCGGTTGATCCACTGCATTAAAAACAGAAAATATAGAATACCAGATAAAAAAGAAACAATAATAAATCCAATAATAAGAAATTCTGAATCTTTAGTTGTTTTTGTAATTGTAATTGTATTTATCCTGTTAATTTCAGACAGGTCATCAATAAATTTTTTTCTAAAATCTTCCATTTTATTGCTTAATTCAGTCTGGGTTAATATCTGCTGATTGTATTTTTCAGCAGAATCCAGAAGGGTCTTAAATTCTGCTTTAAGATCATCGCCAATGATCTTCAATGCACTGCTGTTTTTAATTTTTTCATGCCAGCTATTGATTTCATTGTTGAGATTTAAAAGGCTTTCATGGGTTTTTGTCCAGGGATTTATATCCTTTTTATTAAAATAAACCTTGATATTGCTTATTAATATTTTGCAGGCTGTTTCCATGTCTTGTATCCAGAATCTTCCTTTGGATATTTTTGATAAAATCCGCTCCAGGATTTTTTGAATATCTTCCTCAGACTGAATATTTTTCTGTATTGAGATTGTGTATTCATGGAATAAATTTTGAAAATGATTTAAATGAACTCCAGCACTTTTAATACTGCCTGATTCCTGTAATGAATAAGCAGTGTTGAGCATATCAGCAGCCTTCCGGCTTTGTTCAAGCATGGAAACAACAATCTGCTCCTGGCTTTTCTTATCTTCAAAATTTTCTTTATAAACAGCTAATTGATACCTGGCTGTATGAACTTGAATCATATCAATATCATGTTGTAATAAACCAATTGACTGGTTCAAGGTTATAACATTATAAACACGTTCAAGGCCGATATAGCCGACTATTCCTACAGTCAGTATTAATAATATCATTAAAAGAAAACCAGATGAAATCCCTGTTCTCAAATTTAAATATTTTTTTTTCATCTTAAAATTTCCCGGGTGATTCTAACTGAAATGCAGAGATAAGGCACAGCTTATCTCTGCAATAATAAAAGCTCAGTTCAAATTGATAATATTACTCATAATATTTTTCCATTTTTCACTACAGCCTGGAAATACTTTTTCACATTCTTGGGACCAGCTTGGAACAGATATGTTTTTAAATGCTTTCTGGATAATAATCAGATCTGCCTGGGTAACCGGTACTTCTGTCATATTGTATTTTGTAACAGTGGTACAGGGTTCACGGCCTACATTACAGCGAAGTGCATCATTGAATAATTCTTCAGAATACAGCCATATATCATTTATCAGTAAATCAAAAGCTGTTTGTATTTTCTGCTGCTGTATCGGGGTTAATTTATTCCATGTATCCAGATTAACAGCATAACCGTTAAATCCCATTTGAAAGCCCACAGGCATAAAATATTGTGTTTCCTGGGGCCATCCAGCAGTATTAGCAGAACTTGCGCCGGTAATGGCACAATCGCAGATACCAAGACTCAAGGCTTCCTTTACCTGTGCAAAACCAATTGGAACAGGCGATGCGCCGAGGCTTTCAATAAATTTTGCCAGATTATTATCATATACCCTGACCTTTTTGCCTTTAATATCTGCAAGGCTTTTAATCTCGGGTTTACAAAATAGTACCTGGGGACCAAAGGGCCATAAACCAAAAAGCCTGGAATTATATTTTTCATGAATTCGTTTATCAAAATGCGGTTTATAGGTATTATACACAATTTTTGCAGTTTCATAATTTGGATTTAAGCCAACAAGGTCTTGCCCCAGGAGAAATGGCTCATTTCCGGCTGCCTGGGCTGTCCGAATAGAGACAATATCAAAAAT from the Desulfonema limicola genome contains:
- a CDS encoding TRAP transporter substrate-binding protein gives rise to the protein MKTFITMTWVLIVLSLTAPFYVQAELILNVLGQPAATGLIQQNKEKPFFENFSKLTGTEIKTIYTPLDQSHVKSEETLDVLKNGIFDIVSIRTAQAAGNEPFLLGQDLVGLNPNYETAKIVYNTYKPHFDKRIHEKYNSRLFGLWPFGPQVLFCKPEIKSLADIKGKKVRVYDNNLAKFIESLGASPVPIGFAQVKEALSLGICDCAITGASSANTAGWPQETQYFMPVGFQMGFNGYAVNLDTWNKLTPIQQQKIQTAFDLLINDIWLYSEELFNDALRCNVGREPCTTVTKYNMTEVPVTQADLIIIQKAFKNISVPSWSQECEKVFPGCSEKWKNIMSNIINLN
- a CDS encoding Rpn family recombination-promoting nuclease/putative transposase; translation: MTEYLDQNPGAKCLPVIFPAVLYHGKTGWNSSRTLGSLIEGDDFFSEYMPDRKSQTRKPCSKFLNWH
- a CDS encoding lactate utilization protein, with the translated sequence MDNSIDNFWKIRLQDVKQALENNNFEVFIADNAQQAKDMVLNDIIPKLKPETISWGGSMTFIDSGIYNEIMAQKDISIIDTTAKDAAHEEKLERRRQALLVDLFFTGTNAITENGYLVNLDMIGNRVAALTFGPKNVVVLAGRNKIVPDLEDAMVRIKNYAAPANVMRLDMKTPCIKTGRCQDCKSSGRICNNWTINEKSFPKGRTKVILINQDMGI
- a CDS encoding Hsp20/alpha crystallin family protein, which codes for MSNNDIQVKEKQEAVASAELTKPGPVFTPAVDIFETDMEIVLLADMPGVTPDSLDIDLRENTLTLSGEVEQADHGEEIEILTEYEVGKFYRQFSLSEVINQEKIDAKLYNGVLRLSLPKVEKIKPRKITVSAS
- a CDS encoding TIGR00266 family protein, with the protein product MADMFADFKKQLAEKEKPVQVSSNRNYEYLHRGAFTMLKVRLNAGEKIKAEADAMVAMSSNVSVEGRMEGGVLGGLGRMLTGEKFFFQTLYAQQGPGDVYLSPAVPGDIMEIEMDGMTSYSLQKDGFFAGSEGLNVSTKMQNLGKGLFSGEGFFIIRVSGKGTLFVSSYGSIHPLDLAAGEEIIIDNCHLVAWPENMQYNVEKASSGWISSFTSGEGLVCRFRGPGRVLIQTRNPRGFGSWIRQFMPVK
- a CDS encoding MipA/OmpV family protein — protein: MNYKNKYLAIIRKIFLIQIIILFFCGLSSASEEQDYPLWELGLFAGAARIPHYRGSDEYNIYALPLPYFIYRGEIVQAGRDGIKGIFYKNNYIETNISISGNPPVDGDNDARDDMPDLDALFEFGPAVKWFFMGKDRQDNLYLEASLRAASSLGFDRGLDIKYQGLRQGVNLIYNNKELFKNIKLIFGLNAGVDFTDSRLNGYFYDVGPGYVSHRRGYYDSDSGYAGFSVSGFLQKVLTKNLSLGGYLRLDNIKGAVFENSPLVRDKNNIVVGCALSWKIIESKKRTVSDQDLNY
- a CDS encoding methyl-accepting chemotaxis protein, yielding MKKKYLNLRTGISSGFLLMILLILTVGIVGYIGLERVYNVITLNQSIGLLQHDIDMIQVHTARYQLAVYKENFEDKKSQEQIVVSMLEQSRKAADMLNTAYSLQESGSIKSAGVHLNHFQNLFHEYTISIQKNIQSEEDIQKILERILSKISKGRFWIQDMETACKILISNIKVYFNKKDINPWTKTHESLLNLNNEINSWHEKIKNSSALKIIGDDLKAEFKTLLDSAEKYNQQILTQTELSNKMEDFRKKFIDDLSEINRINTITITKTTKDSEFLIIGFIIVSFLSGILYFLFLMQWINRNTNRFISGVRSGADKVASKADSLFSASRDLAKGSSDQAAAIEETISSIEEMSAMTRLNADNTQITDKLMQEVSQIVEKTDTLLKELTISIQDLAQAGQETGQIIKTIDEIAFQTNLLALNASVEAARAGEAGAGFAVVANEVRSLAIRSADAAKITASMIKETVIKVQQGTNSLSGTNQTFKKVSEKTTKTAHLISEISQASKEQSQGIEQITEAVAGIDYVVQQNAVNAQDSSDLTKELHIQAEQLKTYIDDLIDFIGISKSKTVLSGSDHKKAG
- a CDS encoding Hsp20/alpha crystallin family protein, translating into MIYRRFIDFPKMETGNPFADLERMKHHMDRLLGNLSEKRSRRAGSGVFPPLNLSEDKDGYFVRAELPGVNVEDLDIQATVNTLSISGQRTLPVEDENAKYHRREREAGRFSRMINLPDAVNADAIEARLVNGLLTVKIPKSDMAKPRQIKVN
- a CDS encoding DUF4351 domain-containing protein, yielding MLEILELALRYTYHARNEDEETVKRYIEQDIEYFDDIKAREVAMTVAEQIRQSGVSVLIQKQLSKRFGIISTLLEQKLRNSRLDILDQFGESIFDFKDLNDAEKWWETHGNQ